The genomic interval GCAATGATGGCATTTTCCAAGAAAGGTCCGTTCAATTACCAAAGATTAGCGGTTGGCTTCTCACCGTCCCTTTCCCCCATGAACGCGGATGTCCTCGTCACTTCCAGAGCCCCATATCCTGCCTTAGCTTTTCCAGCAAACGGCCATCGGCTGCAGGAAATCTGTAGTCGGCGAATTCGGCTGCACGAATCCACTTCATCGCCTGGCAGCCAAGGGGCTGCGGCTCCTGCCCCCGCAACGCACAGCAATAAAAGCGCAGGCGCACCGTCTTTTCAGCATACGCATGCATAATGTCCTCGACCAATCTGCCCACTGCCACCTCGATGCCCAGCTCCTCACGCAGCTCGCGCACCAAACAATCCTCGAAACTTT from Verrucomicrobiia bacterium carries:
- the mutT gene encoding 8-oxo-dGTP diphosphatase MutT gives rise to the protein MIDVAAGLIFHESRLLITQRFSGAHLGDLWEFPGGKREPGESFEDCLVRELREELGIEVAVGRLVEDIMHAYAEKTVRLRFYCCALRGQEPQPLGCQAMKWIRAAEFADYRFPAADGRLLEKLRQDMGLWK